One region of Chryseobacterium muglaense genomic DNA includes:
- a CDS encoding AsmA-like C-terminal region-containing protein, producing the protein MITKKSAMHRFKNIILKILKWIGISIASILFLMFIIPILFPGKVSEQVKLFANKHLAGELDYKKTHLTFFRHFPSLTVSVDDFLLKGSKPFQNDTLLAAKEVAVGINLKNLIFDGNVKIDEIYVTDATANVFVNTKGEANYNVYVSKPSDKPKDTTSTGASIKLDLIKLRNWNIKYNDHAARVLVDAKGLNYTGKGGLSEDIFDLTTDLNIDKLDFSLNRIYYAKQKTLHADLITRINTNALTFVLRKNELRINELPLKFTGFVSILKDGYNLDINAASEKTTIRDMISVLPPQYLEWAKDTKIEGKSDLFFSLKGRFSEPQNQKPRLKARLMLKDGFVSNGKAPVPMNNFNMDLNVDLPDLNTEQLGLDLKNLSFDLGPNNNFKAVVKTKGLDEMLINADVKGAVNLQTLTQALGLKDIDVRGLMDTNIKANGIFSLDKKLFPKTNGYLNLKNGWLKTKYYPNPIQNINVVANIINTDGTFKSLGVKLNPFKFDFEGNPVFVKADLQNFEDVLYKVRAKGTLNVGRIYKVFAKKGLDVSGLIMADLSLNGRQSYATTGQYSSLDNRGNLILKNIKATTEYLPQSFYIKEGNFEFENEKMWFRKFFANYGKSDFALNGYLLNTINYFIERKGTLHGKFKLKSRYILIDEFMALKDGDNSKKSIEVDYAKVENPKSSGVVIIPKNLDVSLEADVKNVEFKGLNLNNLFGLASVNKGEVFLKNTSFDVVGSRMKIDARYQDESPLTANYDVALNVLDFDVQRAYNEIDMVREMATAAKNVKGIVSLDYKLKGDFDKNMTPIYPSLEGGGVVNLRDVEVKNLKMLSAVGDNIGAKAFNNPDMKGVNIETHIKNNLIHVDKFTFKVSILRPTISGTTSFNGLLDLRVRVGILPGGLIGFPIVVTGTHEKPQVKIFSKKGQGIVDALYNEKSNKVIREEKRAEKKTKRQQRKEKEAQEQKAKNAEKQVSKDLKEK; encoded by the coding sequence ATGATCACAAAAAAATCAGCCATGCATAGGTTTAAAAATATAATTCTTAAAATCCTGAAATGGATAGGAATTTCCATAGCTTCCATTCTTTTTCTCATGTTTATCATTCCTATTTTATTTCCGGGGAAAGTTTCTGAGCAGGTAAAATTATTTGCCAATAAGCATCTTGCGGGAGAACTTGATTACAAAAAAACGCATCTTACTTTTTTTAGGCATTTTCCTTCATTGACGGTTTCGGTTGACGATTTTTTATTGAAAGGTTCAAAGCCTTTTCAAAATGACACTTTGTTGGCTGCAAAAGAAGTGGCGGTTGGGATTAATCTTAAAAATTTAATTTTCGATGGTAATGTAAAAATTGATGAAATCTACGTTACCGATGCAACGGCAAATGTTTTTGTGAATACAAAAGGTGAAGCAAACTATAATGTATATGTTTCAAAACCTTCAGATAAACCAAAAGATACAACAAGTACAGGAGCTTCAATAAAACTTGATTTAATTAAATTAAGAAATTGGAATATCAAATACAACGACCACGCTGCAAGAGTATTGGTCGATGCAAAAGGACTGAATTATACCGGAAAAGGAGGATTAAGTGAAGATATTTTTGACCTTACAACTGATTTGAATATTGATAAATTAGATTTCAGCTTAAACAGAATTTATTACGCCAAACAAAAAACGTTACATGCAGATCTCATTACCAGAATCAATACCAATGCGCTGACTTTTGTGTTGAGAAAAAATGAGTTGAGAATTAATGAACTTCCTTTAAAATTTACAGGTTTTGTAAGTATTTTAAAAGACGGTTACAATCTCGATATCAATGCGGCCTCCGAGAAAACCACGATTCGTGATATGATATCTGTACTTCCGCCACAATATTTAGAATGGGCAAAGGATACCAAAATTGAAGGGAAAAGCGACTTGTTTTTCAGTCTGAAAGGAAGATTTAGTGAACCACAAAATCAAAAACCAAGATTAAAAGCACGATTAATGCTAAAAGACGGTTTTGTTTCCAATGGAAAAGCCCCTGTTCCGATGAATAATTTCAATATGGATCTTAATGTAGATTTGCCGGATTTAAACACAGAACAATTAGGCCTTGACCTAAAAAATCTAAGCTTCGATCTCGGCCCAAATAATAATTTCAAAGCGGTTGTAAAAACAAAAGGTTTAGACGAAATGCTGATTAATGCAGATGTAAAAGGTGCTGTTAATTTACAGACTTTAACTCAGGCGTTAGGTTTAAAAGATATCGATGTGAGAGGTTTGATGGATACGAATATTAAAGCCAACGGGATTTTTAGTTTAGATAAAAAGTTATTTCCAAAAACCAATGGTTATCTTAATCTGAAAAACGGTTGGCTGAAAACAAAATATTATCCAAATCCGATTCAGAATATCAATGTTGTTGCAAATATTATTAATACTGACGGAACTTTCAAGAGTTTAGGCGTAAAGCTCAATCCGTTTAAATTTGATTTTGAAGGAAATCCTGTTTTTGTAAAGGCAGATTTGCAGAATTTTGAAGATGTTCTGTATAAAGTTCGTGCAAAAGGAACGCTGAATGTAGGGAGAATTTACAAAGTTTTTGCCAAAAAAGGTTTGGATGTTAGTGGATTAATTATGGCAGATTTATCTCTGAACGGTCGACAAAGTTATGCAACAACAGGCCAGTACAGCAGTTTAGACAATCGGGGAAATTTAATTTTAAAAAATATAAAAGCCACGACAGAATATCTTCCCCAATCATTTTACATTAAAGAAGGAAACTTTGAATTCGAGAATGAAAAAATGTGGTTCAGGAAATTTTTCGCCAATTATGGAAAATCAGATTTTGCTTTAAACGGCTATCTTTTAAACACGATTAATTATTTTATTGAAAGAAAAGGCACCCTTCATGGGAAGTTTAAACTAAAATCGAGATACATTCTTATTGATGAATTTATGGCGTTGAAAGACGGCGATAATTCAAAAAAATCGATAGAAGTAGATTATGCAAAAGTTGAAAATCCGAAAAGCAGTGGCGTTGTCATTATTCCAAAAAATCTGGATGTTTCATTGGAAGCAGATGTGAAAAATGTTGAATTTAAAGGATTAAATCTTAATAACCTTTTTGGTTTGGCTTCAGTAAACAAGGGCGAAGTTTTTCTTAAAAATACTTCATTCGATGTTGTAGGAAGCAGAATGAAAATTGATGCCCGTTATCAGGATGAGTCACCTTTGACGGCTAATTACGATGTTGCACTTAATGTTTTAGATTTTGATGTTCAACGAGCGTATAACGAAATTGATATGGTTCGCGAAATGGCTACTGCAGCCAAAAATGTGAAAGGAATTGTTTCTTTAGATTATAAATTAAAAGGAGATTTTGATAAAAATATGACTCCAATCTACCCATCTTTGGAAGGTGGTGGAGTGGTCAATCTTCGTGATGTGGAAGTAAAAAACCTTAAAATGCTTTCCGCAGTTGGTGATAATATTGGTGCAAAAGCTTTCAATAATCCTGATATGAAAGGAGTGAATATTGAAACGCACATCAAAAATAATCTGATCCACGTAGATAAATTTACTTTTAAAGTTTCAATTTTAAGACCTACCATCAGCGGAACAACCAGTTTCAACGGATTGCTTGATTTAAGAGTTCGTGTCGGAATTCTTCCGGGAGGATTGATTGGTTTCCCGATTGTTGTTACCGGAACTCACGAAAAACCTCAGGTAAAAATATTCAGTAAAAAAGGGCAGGGAATTGTTGATGCTTTGTATAATGAAAAATCAAACAAAGTGATTCGTGAAGAAAAACGTGCCGAGAAAAAAACAAAAAGACAGCAGCGAAAAGAAAAAGAAGCTCAGGAGCAGAAGGCTAAAAATGCTGAAAAACAGGTAAGCAAAGATTTAAAAGAAAAATAA
- a CDS encoding outer membrane beta-barrel family protein, which yields MTKYQIFLLFLFNFVFFSAQQKFNINGTISNSNSTNLNTPIEIYLYDNENQLIKTAVTKESKFEFNDLKSDSYFLQISSGETIQKEKPFLLNRNESFTIIYQPKIKEIEAVTITREKKKFSIENGNITLDITDSPLNKVATSSELLTKLPFVTLDANGEGISVVGKGNPLLYVDNQRVDFSTLSGISVEDIKSVEIIRNPSVKYESEGKAVIKINLKKSKKDGSKLSLSETATFQKRFSNYFNINFQQKKNKTEWKINAAYNVLQHWESNGYKYSVPSKNISSDYTILSTTNRPQNIFGASLYQELNDDGDYLTLAFNSNLRPDKGDNNTNTVYSENGISTHILTLNHQDSKRASINSVFNYNKKLADWDANIFTGFQYTRESRNVDYEFLNNINGSGYEVNQFRQQMYAGDVYSGRIDFEKKLSENYKLELGTSFTKAETVTDNTTNYVAIKSPEFFNYLFKEINTGSYINFGAEKDKWNMKAGIRMETTSAKGFDNILKDITLSRNALDWFPNAEISFQQNKDYVYTLNFRKTISRPGYGNLSSGGLYGSPYIEYVGNPDLIPTYTNTISFNTSLKKWSINASVYTSKNPMGYTLVYDEAKNISKFSLINFEKEMGASLGVDVPFEWKIWSSQNSMSLNYGKTEDSLAIIKKSTPYLYFYTNNTLKITKSFSLLMDGSYISKRTEGLYENNAVCVVNFGITKSLSDFDFTFRYNDLFKQMNYVQSMTYDKIISTGNFYGNTPTVSVAIKYNFGRLEKSSYKENNVNETSNRL from the coding sequence ATGACTAAATACCAAATCTTTTTATTATTCCTTTTCAATTTTGTGTTTTTTTCTGCGCAGCAAAAATTTAATATTAACGGAACTATTTCAAATAGTAATAGCACTAATTTGAATACACCAATTGAGATCTATTTATATGACAACGAAAATCAACTTATTAAAACTGCTGTAACAAAAGAATCAAAATTTGAGTTTAATGATTTGAAATCAGACTCTTATTTTCTTCAAATTTCTTCTGGCGAAACGATACAAAAAGAAAAACCATTCTTATTGAATCGCAATGAAAGTTTTACTATTATTTATCAGCCGAAAATTAAAGAGATTGAAGCAGTAACAATCACTCGCGAGAAGAAAAAATTCAGCATAGAAAACGGAAATATCACATTAGATATTACAGATTCACCTTTAAATAAAGTGGCAACCTCATCAGAATTATTAACAAAACTGCCATTCGTTACACTAGATGCCAATGGCGAAGGCATTTCTGTTGTCGGTAAAGGAAATCCTTTATTATATGTTGACAATCAGCGGGTAGATTTTTCTACTTTGTCTGGAATTTCAGTGGAAGATATAAAATCTGTTGAGATTATCAGAAATCCGTCTGTAAAGTATGAATCTGAAGGGAAAGCGGTCATTAAAATCAATTTAAAAAAGAGCAAAAAAGATGGTTCTAAACTCTCGTTATCAGAAACGGCAACTTTTCAAAAAAGATTCAGTAATTATTTTAATATTAATTTTCAGCAGAAGAAAAATAAAACAGAATGGAAAATCAATGCTGCTTACAATGTCCTTCAACATTGGGAAAGCAACGGTTATAAATATTCTGTTCCAAGCAAAAACATTTCCTCAGATTATACCATTCTTTCTACCACCAATCGCCCACAAAATATTTTTGGAGCAAGTTTGTATCAGGAATTGAATGATGATGGGGATTATCTTACTTTAGCTTTCAACAGTAATTTGCGCCCGGATAAAGGTGATAACAATACCAATACAGTGTATTCTGAAAACGGAATTTCTACACATATATTGACTTTAAATCATCAGGACAGTAAAAGAGCATCGATTAATTCGGTTTTTAATTATAATAAGAAATTGGCAGATTGGGATGCAAACATTTTCACCGGATTTCAATACACCAGAGAAAGCCGTAACGTAGATTATGAATTTCTGAATAATATTAATGGTTCGGGATATGAAGTCAATCAATTCCGTCAACAAATGTATGCCGGTGATGTTTATTCAGGAAGAATTGATTTTGAAAAAAAACTAAGCGAAAATTACAAACTTGAACTTGGGACAAGTTTCACAAAAGCTGAAACCGTTACTGACAACACTACAAATTATGTTGCAATAAAGTCTCCTGAATTTTTTAATTATCTTTTTAAAGAAATCAACACAGGATCATACATTAATTTTGGAGCTGAAAAAGACAAATGGAATATGAAGGCAGGAATCCGTATGGAAACTACTTCTGCCAAAGGGTTTGATAATATTTTAAAAGACATTACTCTATCCCGAAATGCTCTTGACTGGTTTCCCAATGCAGAAATTTCTTTTCAACAAAATAAAGACTATGTTTATACTTTAAATTTCAGAAAAACGATTTCAAGACCCGGTTATGGCAATCTATCTTCTGGTGGTCTATACGGAAGTCCGTACATCGAATATGTGGGAAACCCAGATTTAATACCTACTTACACCAATACGATATCTTTTAATACAAGTTTAAAAAAATGGTCAATTAATGCTTCAGTTTACACCAGCAAAAATCCGATGGGTTATACTTTGGTTTATGATGAAGCAAAAAATATTTCAAAATTTTCGCTGATCAATTTTGAGAAAGAAATGGGTGCCAGCCTCGGTGTAGATGTACCTTTTGAATGGAAGATATGGTCTTCACAAAACAGCATGTCTCTTAATTATGGTAAAACAGAAGATAGTTTAGCTATAATTAAAAAATCGACTCCCTACCTTTATTTTTATACCAACAATACTTTGAAAATCACTAAAAGTTTTTCTTTATTAATGGATGGTTCTTACATCAGCAAGCGTACAGAAGGCTTATATGAAAACAATGCAGTCTGTGTCGTCAATTTTGGAATTACTAAATCTTTGTCTGATTTTGATTTTACATTCAGGTATAATGATTTGTTTAAACAGATGAATTATGTACAAAGCATGACCTATGATAAAATTATTTCTACAGGTAATTTTTACGGAAATACACCTACGGTATCGGTTGCCATAAAATACAATTTTGGCAGGCTTGAAAAATCGAGTTATAAAGAAAATAATGTAAATGAAACTTCAAACCGATTATAA
- a CDS encoding alpha/beta hydrolase, with protein MKKIAFFITGLLFSVAQLSAQNSNKNLKKMNLKEHYTFKLSDKVTRTSVTFKNRYGIVLSGDLYLPKNPGNEKLAALVISGPFGAVKQQSSGLYANQMAERGFAVIAFDPSYTGESNGEPRNLASPEINSEDFSAAVDFLGLQKNVDRNKIGIIGICGFGGFALNATAVDKRVKAVATTSLYDMTRVMSKGYNDSVTPEQRNKTLEDLSQQRWKDAENGKPAKGSRNLPEKLNGDEAQFVKEYFDYYRTPRGFHANSLNSNGAWLMTNPLSFMNMPILTYVKEISPRPMLLIAGENAHSRYFSEDIYKIAAEPKELMIIPNAVHVDLYDKVDVIPFDKLENFFTTNLK; from the coding sequence ATGAAAAAAATAGCATTTTTTATTACCGGACTATTGTTTTCAGTAGCTCAGCTTTCAGCACAAAATTCCAATAAAAATTTAAAGAAAATGAATTTAAAAGAACATTATACATTTAAACTTAGCGATAAAGTTACAAGAACATCAGTAACATTCAAAAACCGTTATGGAATCGTATTGAGCGGAGATTTATACCTTCCAAAAAATCCAGGAAACGAAAAATTAGCGGCATTGGTAATCAGTGGTCCATTTGGTGCAGTAAAACAACAGTCTTCAGGATTATATGCTAATCAAATGGCAGAAAGAGGTTTTGCTGTAATCGCTTTCGACCCTTCTTATACCGGTGAAAGTAATGGTGAACCACGAAATTTAGCATCACCTGAAATCAATTCGGAAGATTTTAGTGCAGCAGTTGACTTTCTGGGTCTTCAAAAAAATGTTGACAGAAATAAAATAGGAATTATCGGAATTTGTGGTTTTGGCGGTTTTGCACTGAATGCAACGGCAGTAGATAAACGAGTAAAAGCTGTTGCTACAACAAGTCTGTATGATATGACAAGAGTAATGTCTAAAGGGTATAACGATTCTGTAACACCAGAGCAGCGCAATAAGACTTTGGAAGATTTAAGCCAGCAACGTTGGAAAGATGCCGAAAATGGAAAACCAGCAAAAGGTTCTAGAAATTTACCAGAAAAACTGAATGGCGATGAAGCACAATTTGTAAAAGAATATTTTGATTATTATAGAACGCCTCGTGGTTTTCATGCCAATTCGCTAAATTCTAATGGAGCTTGGCTGATGACCAATCCACTGTCGTTTATGAATATGCCAATCTTAACATACGTGAAAGAAATCTCCCCAAGACCCATGCTTTTGATTGCTGGTGAAAATGCACATTCACGCTATTTTAGTGAAGATATTTATAAAATAGCAGCAGAACCGAAAGAGTTAATGATTATTCCCAATGCGGTACATGTTGATTTGTATGATAAAGTAGACGTTATTCCTTTTGATAAACTGGAAAATTTCTTTACAACAAATCTGAAATAA
- a CDS encoding (R)-mandelonitrile lyase has translation MKNFNKLIALTLIGLMIVSCNTNDKNIEKMDKENTTSLFPKGNKLPNEWFTGNAFLSPLVAKDKNNEFSAGAVTFETGARTNWHTHPKGQVLIVTEGSGFYQEKGKSAQIIKKGDVVNIPENVEHWHGATAKTSMTHIAITNFKEETQVTWLNPVTDDEFNDVNN, from the coding sequence ATGAAGAATTTTAATAAGCTGATAGCATTAACCTTGATAGGCTTGATGATTGTAAGCTGCAATACTAACGATAAAAATATAGAAAAAATGGACAAAGAAAATACAACATCACTTTTCCCAAAAGGAAACAAATTACCAAACGAATGGTTTACAGGCAATGCTTTTTTATCGCCTTTGGTAGCAAAAGATAAAAATAATGAATTTTCTGCCGGTGCCGTAACTTTCGAAACTGGAGCAAGAACCAACTGGCATACCCATCCGAAAGGTCAGGTTTTAATTGTGACTGAAGGCTCTGGCTTTTACCAGGAAAAAGGGAAATCCGCACAAATCATCAAAAAAGGAGATGTTGTGAATATTCCTGAAAACGTTGAACACTGGCATGGCGCAACCGCCAAAACATCGATGACGCATATTGCCATCACCAATTTTAAAGAAGAAACTCAAGTTACCTGGCTCAACCCGGTGACAGATGACGAATTTAATGACGTAAATAATTAA
- a CDS encoding MFS transporter, whose translation MNSKNRGTGIKKIAYTGCLGVIGIISTEFGIIGVLPQVASHYSIEIDKAGLLLSAFALTIFLIGPFLVLLTSGINRKKMMLLAISLFLVSNIASAFAPPFWLLVLLRILPAILQPVFFSAAVGTIIRTAPKQEQHKLMGIVIGGIALAQVTVIPLSTYMSSIYGWQMSFIIQGIITLIALAGIFIFIPNIPVKEKLTYGSQLQILKKPRFLISIVFNVFLISAWFSTYSYFADYLGKVKMMTGQEISYMLLLFGIAGVVANWLAGRLLSRNIVLTTAFFLLGTILLPLILQFTGTNFYVQTVVVCFWGIMYGPAFLTAISYMIDAAPEAPEFANSLQSSFGNLGVSAGTIVGGWFIANMGIDSIPWVGAGFGTLAILTMMSREIIDKQTKLKTEDHVAELELCSKK comes from the coding sequence ATGAACAGTAAAAATAGGGGAACCGGAATAAAAAAAATAGCCTACACAGGTTGTCTGGGAGTAATTGGTATCATCAGTACGGAATTTGGTATTATTGGCGTTTTACCACAAGTAGCTTCCCATTATAGTATTGAAATTGATAAAGCCGGATTATTACTCAGTGCATTTGCCTTAACAATTTTTCTGATAGGGCCATTTCTTGTTCTTTTAACGTCTGGAATCAATAGAAAAAAGATGATGCTTTTGGCAATTTCTCTTTTTCTGGTATCTAATATTGCTTCTGCCTTTGCTCCGCCTTTTTGGTTGCTGGTCTTGCTTAGAATTTTACCCGCAATCTTGCAACCCGTATTCTTTTCAGCTGCAGTAGGTACAATCATCCGCACTGCACCTAAACAAGAGCAGCATAAATTGATGGGAATTGTTATTGGTGGTATTGCTTTGGCTCAGGTAACGGTCATTCCGCTCAGCACTTATATGTCTAGTATTTATGGATGGCAAATGAGCTTTATAATTCAAGGTATAATCACTCTGATTGCTTTAGCAGGGATTTTTATCTTTATTCCCAATATACCAGTAAAAGAAAAACTTACTTATGGAAGCCAGCTACAGATACTGAAAAAACCTCGATTCCTTATAAGTATAGTCTTTAATGTGTTCTTAATTTCGGCTTGGTTTTCAACATATAGCTATTTTGCGGACTATTTAGGGAAAGTTAAAATGATGACTGGGCAAGAGATAAGCTACATGTTGCTGCTCTTTGGAATAGCCGGAGTCGTTGCCAATTGGTTAGCCGGAAGGTTATTATCAAGAAATATTGTTCTTACAACTGCATTTTTCTTGTTAGGGACAATATTGCTTCCTCTTATTTTACAATTTACAGGTACGAACTTTTATGTGCAAACTGTTGTCGTATGTTTTTGGGGAATAATGTATGGGCCTGCATTTTTAACTGCCATATCTTATATGATTGATGCTGCTCCGGAAGCTCCCGAATTCGCAAATAGCCTTCAGTCATCTTTCGGAAACCTAGGTGTTTCTGCCGGAACCATAGTGGGTGGATGGTTTATCGCAAATATGGGTATCGATTCTATTCCTTGGGTAGGAGCAGGTTTTGGAACATTAGCCATTTTAACGATGATGAGCAGAGAAATAATAGATAAACAAACTAAGTTGAAAACAGAAGACCATGTCGCAGAATTAGAACTCTGTTCCAAGAAATAA
- a CDS encoding helix-turn-helix domain-containing protein, whose protein sequence is MKEKVIRVISEFNNELKLQGFKAFQIENDSNDTRIYSRKEFYKICLTTGKSKIHYSDKTFEQEGTILFFGNPHIPYSWETISTTYAGYTILFSAEFFKNSERSESLQQSSFFKIGGTPVLKITSEQRDFLNTIFQKMIAEQESDYVYKDELIRNYISLIIHESLKMEPSENYEENHNAASRLSSVFLELLERQFPIETTQTPLKLKTAQHYAQQLNVHVNYLNRAVKEVTGKSTTSHITERIITEAKALLQHTDWSVSEIAYSLGFEYPTYFNNFFKKQTGTNPKSFRLTEV, encoded by the coding sequence ATGAAAGAAAAGGTTATCAGAGTTATTTCAGAGTTTAATAATGAACTGAAGCTTCAGGGATTCAAAGCATTTCAAATTGAAAATGACAGCAATGATACCCGTATCTACAGCAGAAAAGAATTTTATAAAATTTGTTTAACGACCGGTAAAAGTAAGATTCATTATTCTGATAAAACCTTTGAGCAGGAAGGTACAATTCTTTTTTTTGGCAATCCGCATATTCCTTATTCTTGGGAAACGATTTCTACAACGTATGCAGGATATACTATTCTTTTTTCGGCTGAATTTTTTAAAAATTCTGAACGCTCAGAAAGTCTGCAACAATCATCTTTTTTTAAAATTGGCGGAACTCCTGTTTTGAAAATTACCTCTGAGCAACGAGATTTTCTCAATACTATTTTTCAGAAAATGATTGCCGAACAGGAGAGTGATTATGTGTATAAAGATGAGTTGATTAGAAACTACATAAGCCTTATTATACATGAGTCATTAAAGATGGAGCCTTCAGAAAACTATGAAGAGAATCACAATGCAGCTTCCAGATTATCCTCTGTTTTTCTTGAATTGTTAGAAAGGCAATTTCCGATTGAAACAACCCAAACTCCTCTGAAACTGAAAACGGCGCAGCATTACGCGCAGCAACTTAATGTTCATGTTAATTATCTCAACCGTGCAGTAAAAGAAGTTACCGGAAAATCAACCACATCGCATATTACTGAGCGTATCATCACAGAAGCAAAAGCATTGTTGCAACATACTGATTGGAGTGTTTCTGAAATTGCCTATTCACTTGGATTCGAATATCCTACTTATTTCAATAATTTTTTCAAAAAACAAACAGGAACTAATCCAAAATCATTTAGACTTACTGAAGTTTGA